The following coding sequences lie in one Endomicrobiales bacterium genomic window:
- a CDS encoding pilus assembly protein, producing the protein MKLFCARGRFSDNKAQALLETLLIIPVLMILLVGLFWFSRVLITKQQLLMAARYGTDLISHTNLSEQQIRKEIRNYLSDRNVEGRKLDPDKLGDENIVVKINGFDIPEFDGFEDVINPVKMGQLLISYTRLLKMPASYNSELSYVEVFYNFSVPKIFSPAVGFGKTITLSGRSEVLAGTGCAGQNHKKANERTIGS; encoded by the coding sequence TTGAAATTATTTTGTGCTCGCGGCAGATTTTCGGATAATAAAGCGCAGGCACTTTTAGAAACGTTGCTTATTATTCCTGTGCTTATGATTTTACTTGTAGGACTTTTTTGGTTCTCGCGTGTATTAATAACAAAACAACAGTTACTAATGGCCGCGCGTTATGGCACCGATTTAATATCACATACAAACCTTTCAGAACAACAAATCAGAAAAGAAATCAGGAATTATTTATCAGATAGAAATGTTGAGGGGCGCAAACTTGACCCAGATAAACTGGGTGATGAAAACATAGTAGTTAAAATAAACGGTTTTGACATCCCTGAGTTTGACGGCTTTGAAGATGTAATAAACCCTGTAAAGATGGGTCAACTTCTTATAAGTTACACGCGGCTTTTAAAAATGCCAGCTTCTTACAATAGTGAACTTTCTTATGTGGAAGTTTTTTATAATTTCAGTGTGCCAAAAATATTTTCACCGGCTGTCGGTTTTGGAAAAACAATAACCCTAAGTGGGCGTTCCGAGGTCCTTGCAGGCACTGGCTGCGCTGGTCAAAATCACAAAAAAGCAAATGAGAGAACAATCGGAAGTTAG
- a CDS encoding pilus assembly protein TadG-related protein: MKKIKQKKYQFFTKQQLCSEQAQVLPYFFFMCIVLVLCWAMLINVAKLTTDRIMMQNAADNAALSAAVYKARVLNVLGAMNFAIGSYMYGPETVPFSLMWTYYKYVASVSLVSGIMSGPHISVPLVPMGGYPGIPHRIIKPPDSQKKITGYLDTYQSGNAQIRGIKSMVDSLVAMQDVLMGAYQVNIWALAMRVAKGQEKNAQGELCGPDYTAIIGGTKLGLERNKGAIYHTSNRVGVSQQVVKWAVNALLVIVLDLPVVVQDIYEAMPWSSGNKSWLYADKTVFDKSQKITVVCTKIPNSNEQADQPIFSKWFGIKWPSIETVASAGVYNTVGPMFPVSNGINASDKISPVIKNYKKTRKNGWDAHLVPVKKFGVQH; this comes from the coding sequence GTGAAAAAAATAAAACAAAAAAAATACCAGTTTTTTACAAAGCAACAACTTTGTTCAGAGCAAGCACAGGTTTTGCCATATTTCTTTTTTATGTGCATTGTTTTGGTTTTATGTTGGGCAATGCTTATAAATGTGGCAAAACTTACAACTGATAGAATTATGATGCAAAACGCTGCCGACAATGCCGCTCTTTCTGCGGCTGTTTATAAGGCGCGTGTGTTAAATGTGCTTGGTGCAATGAACTTTGCAATTGGCAGTTATATGTATGGCCCTGAAACAGTACCATTTTCATTAATGTGGACATATTATAAGTATGTTGCTTCTGTATCTCTGGTTTCGGGAATTATGAGTGGGCCTCACATAAGTGTTCCATTAGTTCCAATGGGTGGTTATCCGGGTATTCCTCATAGAATAATTAAGCCGCCCGATAGTCAGAAAAAAATTACAGGTTACTTGGATACTTATCAAAGCGGCAATGCACAGATAAGAGGCATTAAAAGTATGGTTGACTCACTTGTTGCTATGCAAGATGTGCTTATGGGCGCGTACCAAGTTAACATTTGGGCGTTGGCTATGCGTGTGGCAAAAGGGCAAGAAAAAAATGCCCAAGGTGAGCTTTGCGGCCCGGACTATACGGCAATAATAGGCGGTACAAAACTTGGGCTTGAAAGAAACAAGGGAGCAATTTATCATACATCAAACAGGGTAGGTGTAAGCCAACAGGTGGTTAAGTGGGCAGTAAATGCTTTATTAGTGATTGTGCTTGATTTGCCGGTTGTAGTACAAGATATTTATGAGGCAATGCCTTGGTCAAGCGGTAATAAATCGTGGCTTTATGCTGACAAAACAGTTTTTGATAAAAGCCAAAAAATTACGGTTGTTTGCACAAAAATACCAAACTCCAATGAACAGGCAGACCAACCGATTTTCTCAAAGTGGTTTGGAATAAAGTGGCCAAGCATTGAAACGGTTGCATCAGCAGGTGTTTATAACACAGTCGGTCCAATGTTTCCTGTTTCAAATGGCATTAACGCATCTGATAAAATTTCCCCGGTTATAAAAAACTATAAAAAAACAAGGAAAAACGGCTGGGATGCGCACTTAGTTCCAGTCAAGAAGTTTGGGGTACAACATTGA
- a CDS encoding type II and III secretion system protein gives MLFGFCANSFAELVEISVEITEVNNNKALELGIKWPDTIEAGEMSVESAKTPSLLPEVPTIIGSGQWSRYTAFSSALKFLQEKGAAQILSKPKLVTKSGTTAKFLVGGEFPVVATGTTASSIEWKEYGIKTEILPKVDGEYIDLTLTTEVSRLDWANKVQGYPAVATRKATSSVRVKSGETIALAGLLETIKEDHKTGIPLLGDIPLLGVLFSRKSTIENKTNILIFVTPKLVQ, from the coding sequence CTCTTTTGCCGAACTTGTTGAGATTTCTGTTGAAATAACTGAGGTCAACAACAATAAAGCTCTGGAGCTTGGCATAAAGTGGCCAGATACAATTGAGGCCGGCGAAATGTCAGTTGAATCGGCAAAAACACCTTCGCTTTTACCAGAAGTTCCTACCATAATCGGTTCAGGGCAGTGGTCACGCTACACGGCTTTTTCTTCAGCACTTAAGTTTTTACAGGAAAAAGGCGCCGCACAAATCCTTTCAAAACCAAAACTTGTAACTAAATCAGGTACAACTGCCAAGTTCCTTGTTGGCGGTGAGTTCCCTGTTGTAGCAACTGGCACAACCGCATCAAGCATAGAGTGGAAAGAGTACGGCATTAAAACAGAGATTCTGCCAAAAGTTGACGGTGAGTATATTGATTTGACGCTTACTACCGAAGTTAGCCGCCTTGATTGGGCAAATAAAGTACAGGGTTACCCTGCAGTCGCGACACGCAAGGCAACATCTAGCGTGCGTGTAAAAAGTGGTGAAACAATTGCACTTGCAGGGCTTTTAGAGACCATAAAAGAAGACCATAAAACCGGCATACCTTTGCTTGGCGATATTCCTTTGCTTGGGGTGCTTTTTTCAAGAAAATCCACGATAGAAAACAAAACAAATATTCTAATTTTTGTTACCCCAAAGCTTGTTCAATAA